The proteins below come from a single Parageobacillus thermoglucosidasius genomic window:
- a CDS encoding NADH-quinone oxidoreductase subunit B family protein has protein sequence MDQEVKLADLKAKLKNVIKRSVYVYRVDCGGCNGCEIEIFSAISPTFDAERFGIKVVPTPRHADILLITGPMTRAMRLPAIRAYQAAPDPKIVVAYGACSCSGGIFHDCYGVWGGAESAFPVDVYIPGCPPTPAATLYGLAIALDLLQQKIKGEQFVEEDVTHVTPKYDGVSPDLAKELEWEARRLSGYLQGRRIAAQYIEFIKEGNPLVVDQKIKELVKQEKDPRLAEVILKLHKIYMERVSHHAG, from the coding sequence ATGGATCAAGAAGTAAAACTGGCAGATCTGAAGGCGAAGTTGAAAAATGTCATTAAACGCTCTGTTTACGTGTACCGCGTGGACTGTGGTGGATGCAACGGGTGCGAGATTGAAATTTTTAGCGCCATCTCACCGACTTTTGATGCGGAGCGGTTTGGCATCAAGGTGGTACCTACTCCGCGGCATGCCGATATTCTTCTCATCACCGGCCCGATGACGAGGGCCATGAGGCTGCCGGCGATACGGGCGTATCAAGCTGCCCCAGATCCAAAAATTGTGGTAGCTTATGGTGCATGTAGCTGCAGCGGCGGGATTTTTCATGATTGTTACGGGGTATGGGGAGGAGCGGAAAGCGCCTTTCCTGTAGATGTATATATTCCCGGATGCCCTCCAACTCCGGCAGCGACGTTGTACGGTCTTGCGATAGCCTTGGATTTGCTTCAACAAAAGATTAAAGGAGAACAGTTTGTTGAGGAAGACGTTACTCACGTCACTCCGAAGTACGATGGGGTTTCCCCAGATCTTGCTAAAGAGCTCGAATGGGAGGCGCGCCGCCTGAGCGGTTACTTGCAGGGGCGGCGCATCGCCGCGCAATATATCGAGTTTATAAAGGAAGGGAACCCGTTGGTGGTCGATCAGAAAATTAAAGAGCTGGTAAAACAAGAGAAAGATCCGCGACTGGCCGAAGTTATTTTAAAATTGCACAAGATTTATA